In Planococcus versutus, the DNA window ACCGCCAAAATTGCGCAAACACCAAGCCCGATAACGCCATGAAAATAGCACTAACATAACAAAGAATACGAACGCGGTCCAAAAAGTGGTCATTATGCTCAATGTCCCTAAGCTAATAATGACTGTTAGAATCGCTACAAGTCGCAATTTTTTATGGCTAGCTCGCTGTTGAAAAAAAGCGGCTATGCCATCTGGCTTTGCTGAATGTGTGGAACTAAATAATGCCAGCAAGCCAATTCTCGAAAGGACAGGGATTAATACAAGCCATACGAGCGATAACCCATTTATTGATTCTGCTACTAGTATAATTTTACCAACAATCGCAAGCAATAACACCATCGTACCAAAAGCACCAATTTGCGGATCTCCCATAATTGCCAAGCGTTTTTCACGATCTTGGTAAGAAAAGTAGGCATCTCCTGCGTCTGCTAAGCCATCCATATGCAATCCACCAGTCAGTACCATGCCAACCAAAACGACCATAAAGCCAATTAATAAAAAACTGACATCTGTTGCATCACGCAAAATCCATACAGTACTTGCTAAAATACAGCCAACTAATAGTCCTAGTACAGGTAACATCGCATACATTGCTGTGATATGGACTTTTTCCATCGGCAATTGTTTTTTGACAGGAATCACTGAAAAAAATTGAAGCGCCAATAAAAATCCTGTTGCTACTTGCCGGATCATTGAAACGCCTCCATTATTTCTGTTGTTTTTTGCCAGTCTAAATGATTTTTTACATGCGTTGCCCAGCGATCAATTGGATCGGTTGTTGTTTCAACTGCTGGCAATGGTAAGTTTTTCTGTTTACGAATAGATGACAAAAATGCAGTCCGGCAAGATCGATCTCGGAAAAATCCATGTAAATGCGTTCCAATGAGACGGTTGTGAAAATACCCTTCAGTTGATTCTTCGGAATCTATCAAGGGATAGTTTATACCTGTTACTCGGCCATGGTGAATTTCATAGCCGCTCACTGCAATATCATCCTCCCTAAATCTCACCATTCCTTGTTGCCGTCGAACTATTTTTTCTTCTACAAAATCAACATGCATTTTCGAAACTAAACCAAATCCAGCTTCGGACTCTACACTAACCCCGTCGTGCCCTTGAGGATCTGATAAAGTTTCTGCAAACATTTGAAAGCCGCCACATAAACCCACAATCCACGTGTCTTTTTGTAACGATTTTAACTTTTCTCCAAGTTGTTGCTGTTTCCAATACCGTAAATCAGCGATAGTACTTTTTGTACCTGGTAACACTAAAATGTCAGGATGTCCGATATCATCAACCGTTTCTGCCCAGCGAACCGAAACATCCGCTTCTGTTAAGAATGGTTCAATATCTGTAAAGTTTGATAAATAAGGATGTTTGCAAACAACCAAGTCGATTGCATTTTCAACAAGAGAAAGTTGACGCACCGCTCTAACGCCAAGTGAATCCTCTTGTTCAATTTCGTGATGATCCAAGTATGGTATGACACCAAGCACTGGAATACCGGTATACGATTCTAAAAAACGCACGCCGTCTTCAAAAAGCTTAACGTCTCCTCTGAATTTGTTGATGATTAGGCCTTTTACTCGTTCTTTTTCTGGTATCAACGCCAGTGTCCCAACAATCGATGCAAATACACCGCCACGCTCGATGTCCGCCACAAGAATTACTGGAACGTCTGCTCGTTTGGCAACCGTCATATTCACTAGCTCACGGTCGTTCAAATTCATTTCGGTTGGACTGCCTGCACCTTCAATGACGATATGAGTAAAATTTTTTGCTAAATTGGCTAATGCATGATCGATTGCTTGAAGGCCTTTTTTGTAAAATCGAGCGCGGTAGTCCATGCCATCCATGGTTTCGATTTTTTTACCAAACAAAATCACTTGTGATTTCATACCACTCTCGGGTTTCAACAAGATCGGGTTCATGTCGACAGTTGCTATAGTGCGAGCTGCTTCTGCTTGGACACCTTGAGAGCGACCAATTTCCTCACCCCAAACTGTCACATACGAATTATTAGACATATTTTGTGATTTAAAAGGAGCGACTTTGATTTTTTGATCAGAAAGTATACGGCACAAAGCGGCACAAATCATACTTTTCCCAACGTCTGAAGCAGTTCCTTGAATCATTATTCCGCGCATTTTTTCACTTCCTTTTAAATGCCAACCCATTTTCCATTTCGATAGCTTGATCGGCTTGTTGCACGAGCCAAATATGAATGCGTCCAAGCCAAGCTTGATAATGCTCATCACGCACAAAGTCATCTAGCACTTCATTTGAAACAATGGTCAATAAATCTACAGTGCCTAGCATTTTGATAAGGGTTTCTTGCAATTTGGTCCACTTGGCTTCCATGCAGCCTTCAATTTCAGAACACATTTTGCCTGTTTCCCATCCTTCGTATAATTCATTAGCTAGCCAAGTTGTTACACAATCCCACAACACTAAGTCACGCGGTTGCAATATTTTTGTCACGTTCTCCAGCTCATATGCTTGTTCGATTGTCAGCCAATTATCTTCGAGCCGATCTAAACGATGACGTTCGATGCGTTCTTTCATTTCCTCATCGTTTACTTGGCCGCTAGCTAAATAAATTTTGCGAGCATTGCTAAAATTACGGACAATCGATTCTGCATAAGCACTTTTTCCACTGCGAACTCCTCCGCTGATGAAAACTAGTTGACCTCGAGCCATTCGGCAATCGCCTCCCGCAGTTTTTCCATGTTCTCAGCTGACTTCATCCCAATTCGAAACCACTTTCCATCCATGCCACGGAACGTTTCCGTATGACGCAACACAATCCCCGCCTTCAAAAGATCTGTTAAAAATAAGTTACCATTTTTTGATACGGGTAGTTGAAATGATAGGAAATTTACTGCCGAATTTGTTGTCTTGCAGCCATATGATGTTAAAAATTGTTGCATTTTCATACGTTCTATTGTTGCAGCTGCAATTACGTTATGACGATAATCCGTTTGCTTTAAACAATCCGCGCCAATTGCAGCCGACAGCGCATTGACGTTCCAATGGGCTGCACCTTGTTTTAACTGTTGAATCGTTTTTTCTTGACTGACAACATAACCAAGACGCAATCCCGGAATAGCATACATTTTGGTCATTGAACGCACAATAATAGTGTTGGGGAAGTCGTTCAAAAACGGCAAAAACGATGCTTTTTCACCAATAAAATCGATAAATGCTTCGTCTACTATTAGTTCACACTCTTGTGTTAAACA includes these proteins:
- the cobS gene encoding adenosylcobinamide-GDP ribazoletransferase gives rise to the protein MIRQVATGFLLALQFFSVIPVKKQLPMEKVHITAMYAMLPVLGLLVGCILASTVWILRDATDVSFLLIGFMVVLVGMVLTGGLHMDGLADAGDAYFSYQDREKRLAIMGDPQIGAFGTMVLLLAIVGKIILVAESINGLSLVWLVLIPVLSRIGLLALFSSTHSAKPDGIAAFFQQRASHKKLRLVAILTVIISLGTLSIMTTFWTAFVFFVMLVLFSWRYRAWCLRNFGGVTGDLFGAYVEGVEILLWMSLLFFL
- a CDS encoding cobyric acid synthase, giving the protein MRGIMIQGTASDVGKSMICAALCRILSDQKIKVAPFKSQNMSNNSYVTVWGEEIGRSQGVQAEAARTIATVDMNPILLKPESGMKSQVILFGKKIETMDGMDYRARFYKKGLQAIDHALANLAKNFTHIVIEGAGSPTEMNLNDRELVNMTVAKRADVPVILVADIERGGVFASIVGTLALIPEKERVKGLIINKFRGDVKLFEDGVRFLESYTGIPVLGVIPYLDHHEIEQEDSLGVRAVRQLSLVENAIDLVVCKHPYLSNFTDIEPFLTEADVSVRWAETVDDIGHPDILVLPGTKSTIADLRYWKQQQLGEKLKSLQKDTWIVGLCGGFQMFAETLSDPQGHDGVSVESEAGFGLVSKMHVDFVEEKIVRRQQGMVRFREDDIAVSGYEIHHGRVTGINYPLIDSEESTEGYFHNRLIGTHLHGFFRDRSCRTAFLSSIRKQKNLPLPAVETTTDPIDRWATHVKNHLDWQKTTEIMEAFQ
- a CDS encoding bifunctional adenosylcobinamide kinase/adenosylcobinamide-phosphate guanylyltransferase produces the protein MARGQLVFISGGVRSGKSAYAESIVRNFSNARKIYLASGQVNDEEMKERIERHRLDRLEDNWLTIEQAYELENVTKILQPRDLVLWDCVTTWLANELYEGWETGKMCSEIEGCMEAKWTKLQETLIKMLGTVDLLTIVSNEVLDDFVRDEHYQAWLGRIHIWLVQQADQAIEMENGLAFKRK
- a CDS encoding pyridoxal phosphate-dependent aminotransferase, which codes for MELPNHGANPLRLYKQLGITPPQQVIDFSENVHPFGPPTFLSKKWSEMLPLIGSYPDPDGEPFRTAAAEFHGVKVAQVATANGAAEVFTWLARRYRNQKVVLIEPAFSEYRQTLEAENVQIEEIQLHAANDWVLTEEHVANTIQDCAAIYICNPHNPTGVLVNMNVLQSIAKLCLTQECELIVDEAFIDFIGEKASFLPFLNDFPNTIIVRSMTKMYAIPGLRLGYVVSQEKTIQQLKQGAAHWNVNALSAAIGADCLKQTDYRHNVIAAATIERMKMQQFLTSYGCKTTNSAVNFLSFQLPVSKNGNLFLTDLLKAGIVLRHTETFRGMDGKWFRIGMKSAENMEKLREAIAEWLEVN